In Vibrio diazotrophicus, the following proteins share a genomic window:
- the ubiG gene encoding bifunctional 2-polyprenyl-6-hydroxyphenol methylase/3-demethylubiquinol 3-O-methyltransferase UbiG has translation MTTTQNQNVDPNEIKKFEDMASRWWDLEGEFKPLHQINPLRLNYVLDKADGLFGKKVLDVGCGGGILAESMAREGAEVTGLDMGKEPLEVARLHALETGTKLTYIQSTIEDHAKENPQTYDVVTCMEMLEHVPDPFSVVKSCAALVKPNGHVFFSTLNRNIKSYLFAIVGAEKLMKIVPEGTHDHEKFIRPSELLKMVDQTHLKEQGITGLLYNPLTDTYRLGKNVDVNYIVHTRLF, from the coding sequence ATGACGACAACTCAAAATCAAAACGTCGACCCTAACGAAATAAAAAAATTCGAGGACATGGCCTCTCGTTGGTGGGATCTAGAAGGCGAATTCAAACCTCTTCACCAGATTAACCCTCTTCGTCTCAATTATGTTCTCGACAAAGCGGATGGTCTTTTCGGCAAGAAAGTGTTGGACGTGGGCTGCGGTGGTGGCATTTTAGCGGAAAGCATGGCTCGCGAAGGTGCGGAAGTTACGGGCTTAGATATGGGCAAAGAACCGTTGGAAGTCGCTCGTCTCCACGCGTTAGAAACTGGAACTAAGCTCACTTATATCCAGAGTACAATCGAAGACCACGCAAAAGAAAACCCACAAACCTATGATGTGGTGACTTGTATGGAAATGCTGGAACACGTTCCAGACCCGTTTTCCGTAGTTAAGTCTTGTGCTGCATTGGTCAAACCGAACGGTCACGTCTTCTTCTCTACCTTGAACCGCAACATTAAATCGTATCTTTTTGCCATTGTTGGTGCTGAGAAGCTAATGAAGATTGTCCCTGAAGGTACTCACGACCACGAGAAGTTCATTCGTCCTTCTGAGCTGCTTAAAATGGTCGATCAAACACACCTTAAAGAACAAGGTATCACTGGTTTACTTTACAACCCGCTGACTGACACATATCGCTTAGGGAAAAATGTTGATGTGAACTATATCGTTCACACGCGTTTGTTCTGA